In Meles meles chromosome 2, mMelMel3.1 paternal haplotype, whole genome shotgun sequence, the sequence GTAAAAGCaatcaaaggggcgcctgggtggctcagtgggttgggccgctgccttcggctcaggtcatggtctcagggtcctgggatcgagtcccacatggggctctctgctccacggggagcctgctacccctacccacccactcctctctctctgcctacttgttatctgtcaaaataaataaaatctttaaaaaaaaaaaaaaaaaaaaaaagggcagccAAAATCCTGGAGAACTGAAGAGGGCTTTAAGATTTGGAAAGCCACAAATAACTTTCACATCTCAACGAAACAAAGTCTGAACGCAGAATATACTGTCTACTATCTACTCTCATGGCTTAATAAGAAGGGAAAGTCATCCTCAAGCCAAGAGTCTCCACTGGGAGAGTTAGGAAAACATGGCCCTATCACTAAGAGAGAAGAGGTATTAATATTACATGAAAACCTCATTCAGTGTATGATTTTCCAACCAACTAGAGAAAACAAAGGTCTACAAAATCAAACCAGAGGTGGAACATATCCCCCGTCATCCAAATAAACCGCACCATGACTTGCGAAACAAGCCTCAGTGTTGGGAAGAGAGGTTCAAAGAGCCAGAGGCTGGCAGGGTCAGTCACAACACTCTCACGTTTACTTGCCAAGCAACCTTCTGATCAGAGCATGGCCTGTCTGCAGAAAAGAATCATACTGATCTTCCAACCTGAGAATCCTGCTGTACTTGATACCTGCTGCCTTTCACTATAAACTAATAGGCCTTCAGGTCAACACATCACTCTTTTGTTTCGCATGAGTCCACCCCAGGGAGAGGTCAGTTCTCAAGTAACAGATCTGCTTTCAGGATCTCCAAGGCTGAGGGCCAAACTGTGATGAAGAAACACTACCTAGAGGACTTCTGGTAACCAGAGAGAGAGCTTATTTTGGAGGCACTCCAGCCTCACTCCAAGCCTTCCCATGCAGACACAGCAAGCACTTTTTCTTTTGAACCAAAATATTAAGATACAACTGCAAACAAAGAgtagaattaacatttttattttaagttgtaATCTATCATTACTTCAAAAAGATCCACTTCAGAAAACATCCAATGAATGATGACGTACCATTAAAAAACTCATCAATGTATGATTATAATACAGAATACacaataaattatatttacatgCAATGAGACTAGACTACCACACACACAGggtaaaaaaatacagtattttctgtacattttttaagatttacattttcatatacaatttataaagttaaaaaattctCTGTACAGAATCTCATGTGTACAGAGTTTGTAAATCCCTATTCTTATGGCTGTACCACCACACAGATATGCTTAAAACTAGAATACTAcaaacatttaactttttttttttttaaccttcatgtTCAGTCTTGGCACCCATACACTCATACCATTATTTCTGAAATGTGAATTACAAAGGAAGTAACATAATCATGCAGACtttctgaatataagaaaaagaagtaaaatatgtttCCAGAGCAACATTTATCAATTCCACAGTCACTAGTTCTCTTCAACGTCCTGCACGGCTTTCACACGGGTGCATGCGTAACTAACGGATTATGGACtgttttaataacattaaaataacaCTATAGCCTGACAATACTTAGGCATTAAAAATGCAACTATCTAACAACCATAGCCTGTCAAGTGTTTCTGCTTCAGCAGAAACCTCGATTAACACATTACATACTAAAATTCACAGAAACGTCAGTGTTGTAATTCCTAAGTTTGTAGAGTCTGCATCAGAGAGTAAGTGATCATGTAAAgaataacaaaacaacaaaacggGCCTGACACTGGGGAGTGTGTTCTCTGTTCTGAGACCGGAGAGAAGGGGACATCTATGAGAAACCATTCAAGGGTCATCCAGTCCCTGCGAAGGAAGTACTCGTGCGCTCTCGGACACTCCCAATCTGTTTAAATAAAGACAGGTGCTTTCTAAATAGTTTTAAGGTAAGCTACACTattcatctttaaaaatcttcttgAAAAGTAACAAAGTGAAGGTATCAgcaccttccctcctccccaaaacAGTAAAGATcgatgagaaaaataaagtgcCAATGTGTCAAACATTGTTAATCGTTTAAGAGGCACTAACCCATTTGATGGCTTaggattaaatatgaaaataggcCAGATCTGATCTGAATAAATAGAAGGTAGGTGTCCCCGCCCATGCGGTTCCTGTCTAGACGGGGACGGACCAGAAAACTACCTACTCCCCCATTAATTGCTTTGAAACCTGGACACACGCTCCGGGAACAGCCGGGTTTCTAAGACGGAAAGCACAGTGTCTGTGCTACTTTGAAGCTGAAAAAGAAAGTGCAGTCTTGGTCCCTGGAAGGAGAGCTGCTCAGGCTCTCCTCACAGCTCATGTCTTCACCGGAGTCCTcactgagggggggaaaaagacaaagaagaagattCCACTGAGAAAAtacttaaagattttaaaagccaAGTAAAACTACGGAACAAGTACCTCCAGTTTCAGGATTTTTGTCCTCAAAATTTAAGCCTTACAGAGACAAAATTTAACTTATACGGACTTCCTAAAATCAACTGTAATCTATTATAATCTCCTTAGAAAACACACATTTTAAGAGGCTGAGACAAATTACTATTTGCCAAACTATTGTTCTGGTACCAATTAGTAAGTACCAGCAACTATACAATTCTAAGCAGTTCAAACCCGGTAAGTGGAGACAAAGGACAACGTGTCTCCCACCACAGTTTCGAGGGCCTTCTTGCATTAGTAACTGTATCCCTGATACGCGCAAGCCAAgcagctataaaaatgaaaacttcttgTTCTTTATCACTAGAGCATGAAATCACCAAAGAAAATTATTCATCTTATGAACAAAAATTAACTGAACGAGACAATGGCATCTGACAAAATGGTCGCAGTATCCCGGGAAGTCTGCGGCGGCAGTGGTGCTTCCCTTCATCTTCCCGTCGTCTCACCCACGCCCTCTTCTCACCGCACCACGTGAGGGAtccccacaaccctgagaagGCCAGAGTGCCACTTCGGGTTTGGTTCGTTTTTAAACTGAACTCTATTTCAAAGAGCAAGGGAGATGTAAGACAACCGGTTTTCGAAAAGGGAAGGAATGAAGTCAGTCAGACAGGAAAGACAAACaccgtatgatctcacttaagtgtggaatctaaaaatgagAAACACAAAAACCAGACCTCATAGCccggtggttgccagaggcaggggatgAGCACAGGTGGAAGCGGTCAACAGGTACAAACGTCCAGTTACACATCCTGGGGACGTACTAACAGAGCatcctgtttttgtcttttctaataaagaaaaaggggggggatgggagggtgtACTTCTAAATCACCTACTTGACCTCTAGCTCTTTTCTCACCTGAAGAAATGATGCTATTGGAGTGGGGGCTTTCTCTAAAACCCTGTAATACTCCCAGGTTCCATTTTGAGTATAAAAGCAGCACTATTTACTACAGGGAAGTCTAATTAGTCAAGGAACCTGCTTACCTTTCACTTTCATCAAAACACCCCCCTTCTGGTATGGTTGGCAGCTCAGGAACACTGTAGTAGCTGTTGTGGAGGTTCTGGGCTGTGCGCCTCGAAACGATCCAAACCAATTTCTTTAGGTCTGGTTTGCAACATTCAGGGGAAGAATATTCGGCGAGGCATTTAGAAACTAACTCCCTCCAATAAATGAACTCAGCGTCATTAACctggaaaaaaatactttaatgaAGAGGTTTGCTACCTTAGAATCACCCTGTAATGCCTACAATACACTAACGTCCGGCTCTCACCGTCAGATGTTCCTACCTGAGGTGGAACGTAACCTGGGCACCAAGACTTTTTTAGAGCTCCCAAGCGATTCTAATCCGCAGTCAAAATCTGGTAACCAATGGTTTAAGGGAGGAGCACTATAGGTATAAATAATTTACATAGACCCTAATAAAAATCTTTGCCTATTTTAAGGAAATACACTGACCCAAAAATATTAGGTTGGTTAATCAACCTATTATTAAGTATATTCTTTAACAGTCTCAGTGAGAGGAATTTCACATAATTTAGGTTTCTAGAACATAGCACTGTGTGGATTGCTGAGAGTATGCATTTACATTAGGACACCAGATGTATGCTAATGGAAAAGTTAGCAACATGACTAAAGAGGCATTTCCCCCAAAGAGCACAGTTCCTCCCCCGCTGAGGAGTGCCCCAACTTATTTCAATGAATACATTTTCACTCAAGGTATTTCCagataggggcatctgggtggctcagttggttaagcatctgttttcagctcaggtgatgatcccagggtcccgagatcaagccctgcgacaggcttcctgctcggtggggagcctgcttctccctctgcctctgcctgcagctccccttgcttgtacgcTCTATgtaaagtaagtaaaatcttttaaaaaaaaaaaaaaaaagctatttccaGGTATTACTAAAGGtttaaattatgaataaattcaAGATTTAACTGAAAACTAGAAGTTATCtgctaaaaagaaaatgcttcacGAATACTTTCATCAGCAACAGAAAATGCTGTGTCATCTTGGTCTCCATGAGCACCTAATCCAGCTCCATCTTGACCCCCTGCAGGCTGGCTGACTCGCTGCTCGTTCTACAGACACCTCCTGAGGCCGCATCTAACAGCCTCCTTCGGTTCTTTCTACGCTGGGTCGCTCACTGAAATTCCACACTCTTGAGCAGCAACTTCTCGGAAACCTTCTTCCAACCTGACGGAGCACTTGTCTCATAGCCCCTCCTTCCCTCGCCTCCTAAGGGGTAAATCACCAACAGTGAAAACCCAGAGTTTCAACTGACCCCTAAGAAAGAACTCCCCCAAGTTTCTGATGGTTGCTACTATTATTTCTTCATGAGAAATTTCAAATCTCAATCTCCAACTGTAACTTATCCTGAATTTTTATTCTAGGCTGCCAAGTATCTGCTAAATACCTATCTCAAAGATCTGCAAGCACCTACAATGATGCTTCTTCGATCACAAATTCATTTCTCCCAAACTTCCCTCGATGGCATCAATATTTAGGTTCAAATCTTGGTCATTTGTGACTCCCTGACTCATTTCCATGCTTGACTTCCAAAACTATATGAGCTGGATATCCTTATTCCTGCTGCTATCGCCTTAGACAGTCTAACTGTAAGCCTACATTTAAATGTTTCCCAAACCCTACTAGTCCTCCAGCTTTCTGACTGCGAGCCTTTGCTACCCAAACTATCACTGTTGAAGATTCTACTGGTCCACCTGGACTCCCAGTCCCAGTGCTTGAGTCTGTCCTAACAAAAGCCAAAACACTCCTTATTAGTGCTAACACCCCTGACTGCAAAACTTCTCGGGTGGGCCAAACTAAGaggtttaaaaggaaaaacatggCTAAGTTATTTTGGTAATGCCACTAGTGGGATGACAATTCAGCCCTACACATGTAATGGCCTGCCATTAGTGTTTTTACTAAGTCTACTAACTAGTATGTATTTTAGACAATGCGCCTGTAGCGATGTGGACCGCTATGTCACCCACTGGCGAGAATGCCAGAGAAGGACAACTTCTGAACACGGGAAGAAGCGACGCTAAGTACTCAGGTTCCCCTGCAGCTTCATACTGTCTGCGACAAAGCTACATTTTGACAACCTCAACACTTGAGAGAcaagaaaaagtacaaaagttAAGAGCCCCATAAAGTATTACTTAATGTTTAAATCATCAGaagggaaaagcaaatgaaacatcAGGAGAGAAATCTGCTTTCAGGAATAAGAACTGAAGATGACTTACCTTAGAATGTTTTTTAACAAGGAGAAGAATTTCCAATAGTTCAATGGATTTCAACGTTTCTACTTCCAAATTGAGAAGGCACAAAGCTAACACAGatggctaaaaaaagaaaaaagaaaaagaagttgttgtttttttaattcaaaatggaaCAGCGAGACATATGCAAGTAAGAAATCAACGTACTTTTGCTTTTGAAAAGGTAAGTCGGCAGTTGCAAGCTTTCAGCTGAGCTTCCAGTTTATCCAGACTCAGGATTTCTTTCCTAGACAATGAGAAGATaagacaaaatatttatttattaaacctCCAAAGATTTAAATGACTTTAAGAATTTGCTGTTGAAAGTCCAAGTTAAAAATTTAGAAGagcaaaaatacaaatttcactGGCATTGTAACTGTTAGCTACAGCGATGCTAAGTAcaaaatttttctttgtcatcCCACTGACCTTTCTGATGTATGACACAGGACAATAGTATGGTACAAGTGCAAAAAGTTTAAGGCAGTAGTTGCTTCCAATTCATAGTgcaatttttctgaaattattttttccatccGTTTGATGTCAGAAGCAGTACATTTACACTGACTAATCCGGATTACATCATGAGTGGATGGAATATTGCATTCTTCTTCAATTATTCTAGCAGCCAGCAAAAAACAGCAGACTCCAATGCAAGACAAATGCTTGGGTttcacctgaaaaacaaaaaacgaagGCTTCTTCTAACAACCATCACTCTGATTTAGCAAACAAGGCCCCAAGGGTATTATAATGATGTCCCTAACTCTTAAGACAGAACACTATCTAGCTGCTTCAAGTACTTACCCTCACTCACAATTATACTGAATCATCTTTACATTTTAAACTGAGTTAACTTCccattttaaaaaggcactttaagtatttaatttaaatgcaaattcaaaaggtaggtttgttgttgttgttgttgtttttaaagatttcttatatGGGAgccttgagtggctcagttggttaaaacttctgccttcagctaaggtcatgatccgagggtcctgggatggagtcctccatagggctccctgctcagcaagggcactgtttctccctctgctcctccccttgctcgtgatctctctcaaataagtaaatacaatctttaaaaaaatttttttaaaaagattttatttatttacttgagagagatacATAGagccagcacaagcagggggagagcagagggagcagcagactccctgatgagcaaggggccctatcccaggaccctgaggtcagtacctgagccaaaggcaaacacttaaccgactgagccacccagcaccccagaaGGTAGGTTTCTAACACTGAATCATACTTTGTATTTCAAACACGAAATTCGTAATAGTAGTCTCTCCCAAAATAAAGCCTTTCAACACCAAGACAATATAAACTTCTTTGGATATAAACATAATACTTGTGACTTATCTTTTTATCTTCTCTATTTAAGTATCATCCCACATTTCAGTGCAAATCTGGCCAAGAGAAATACCGCATCAGTTGTGCAGAGCGGAGCATACGTAAAAGCTGCCGCGGACAGATGGCTGCCCTTTTCTTGTCAGTGTCCTGAAAACTGACCCAGCAGCTGACAGCAATCCTATTGGCCCAAGAATCACCACATTTTTCTAACAGTTGCTGGTTAGTAAGACTATGGCTCCCTGCTTTGAAAAGACTTCTCGCAGGGAAGGCAGAAGGTCACCTTTAATATACCCATATACTTCCATTTGTCATGTTCCGGTATTAGAAGCAATGAAGCTCCAGGAGAAACATGATgggagataaaaatacaaaaacctcATTCTGAGAACTGCGTAGGTACATTAAGTAATACCTAAAAACAGCGGTCTCCGTTTTGTCACATTATCAAAGAGAAGGTGTATCAACGGTAACAGTGAAACATAAAATACAACACAGTGAATTCTGTAGTCCCTCCCTTTGGCACTGAAGGTCATAAttccaattaaaaatgtttatatgaaGTGACATAATTACATTCACTTGTCAAACGTTTATCAAACACTTGTAtgctaggcactgtgctgagcactAGGTTTAGGAAGATAAAGATGCATATACAAAAGTGATTCAGTACCTTCATAAGAGCCAAGAATCTATCTAAAATATTGACAGCCAGGACAAAAGTTTCAGTGCAAGATCCAAAAAAGTTGGTTAAACTCCTTAAATCTTCTACTTTGGCATTTCTCAATCTTGGACACAAAGTGTTATCATCCTGCAATTAAAACCAAGAGCCAAAATTATGACTTTCCTAGAACTAGATGGATAAATACACACAATTAGaatcaaataaagtcttttttttccttaaccttCAAGACTATGGGAGGAAAGAGTGGTATCATATAACTAACGATACACTTTTTCAAATACAAGACACACATCTATATCGTGGCTTTTTGAAAATATACggcataaaatatgtatatatatatatatatatatatacacacacacacacacacacacacacacacgcacagcaTAAAAAAGCTTCAGCAATCCAATATAAAGGGAACTGTTGTCACACCTCCAGAGGATTACAGCAGAAATAATTCCCCTATAACAGAGATagtttgttttattaaataagaAGTCTAAGAGCCTACTGTGGAGTATCTCACGGGCAGAGGGGATCCCCACAAACGAAGTACTCAGTTCCCGGGGAGTCTCCCACCCAGAAGGGGCAGGCTGCGGGCGACACATCGGAGGAAACACTTCTCTGGAGCTAATGACACTCTCGTTCTTGCGTAACCCTGTAAGATGCAGCCTCGTACTGCAGAAGACAAATTTTGGTCTTAAGAAACTCTGCAATCTTTAACCTTGAATCAACTGGGGGCGCGGACAGGGGGAGCCGTCCTCCTCCGAGCCCGGGCAGCGGCGTGAGGAAGGAGCTCTTACGGGCGCTTACCTCCGGGGTAGCCTCGATCAAGCTTAGCCCTTTCTCCCGAGGTTGGAATCTCTGCTCCTGCTCCAGATAGAGGCTCAGCAATCCGAAGAGCTGCACCCCTTCTTGACCCGCCGAGTACTCTGCCCCCAGGTCCTTCATCTGCAGCGAAGACACCGCGCGGTTAGGGGgtacccggggggggggggggttggggtcAGGAAGGAGCCAGCGCCGGTACCTCGGGCGGGACGCGCCCCGGCACACCCCGGGGAGCAGCGGGCGAGGGGATCCGTCACGTCCTCCCGAGCCCAGCGCAGGCTTCCCCCGCCTCCGGGGAggtgtggcagggggaggggccgcggCCCGGCCGCCGGCCAGCGCCGGGTCAGACCTGCCGGCCCCGGCCTCCAGGCCGCCTCCCAAACAGGAAGCCGGTCCCGGGCGGCCGCCCCACCCGAggccgcggggggaggggcttcTCCCCGCGAAAGCCCCCGGGGCCGCCGAGGCGCTGGGGCCGGGGTGGGCGCTTCGCACAATTCGGGGTGGGGGTCTCGCGACCGAACAAAGAAGCGGGGGGAGGAGACTGCCGAGCCCCGCCTCTCCCGGGGAGCCCAGCTCCGGGAGCCCCTCTCGCCAGCGTCCAGCCTCCGAGCCATCCGCAGCTGCCGCGACGGAGCCTGGCCCAGATCCACCGGCCCCGGACCCACCCGAGGGGCGACAGCGCGGTCTGAGAGCGGGAGGGCGGCGGGGCCCGACAGTGCGGTCCGCCCGTGCCGCACGACACCGTCCGTCCGCGGGCGCCCAGGCGCCTCCACCGCGCCGAGCCCCGGGGCTGTCAATCCAGGAAGCACCACCCCAGCGACCCCCGAGATAAAATGGGGGGGTGCGGCCGAAGGACTGTCTCCGGCCTCCCCGACTGCCCCCCTCCCGCCAGCGTCCCTCCGCGTCCGCAGCCCACCGCCCGCGGAGGCAGGGCTGCAGTCGCCCCCGGGCTGAGGAGGGGGACGCCGCCACCACCCCGGCCCAGTCCCCACCGCGAACAAAGAAACCCCGCGGTCCCCGCGAGCCCACTCACCGCGCCGGAGCCGCGCCTCCACCAGCCCGCGGCGTCACGGTCCGGCGACCACCGGCGACCGCGGGCCGCGGCGGGGGCGTCCGAACCTGTCTCCGGaggccggggacccgccgcctcAGCGCTGCCCCCGGACCCGCATCggaccctgcccccagcccctgccgccgccgccgcctcacAGCCCGCGCTTCATCCTGCTCCGAGGGCGCCCACCCTCCAGCTGGGGCGCAGCGCCGACCC encodes:
- the CCNG2 gene encoding cyclin-G2, whose amino-acid sequence is MKDLGAEYSAGQEGVQLFGLLSLYLEQEQRFQPREKGLSLIEATPEDDNTLCPRLRNAKVEDLRSLTNFFGSCTETFVLAVNILDRFLALMKVKPKHLSCIGVCCFLLAARIIEEECNIPSTHDVIRISQCKCTASDIKRMEKIISEKLHYELEATTALNFLHLYHTIVLCHTSERKEILSLDKLEAQLKACNCRLTFSKAKPSVLALCLLNLEVETLKSIELLEILLLVKKHSKVNDAEFIYWRELVSKCLAEYSSPECCKPDLKKLVWIVSRRTAQNLHNSYYSVPELPTIPEGGCFDESESEDSGEDMSCEESLSSSPSRDQDCTFFFSFKVAQTLCFPS